The Candida dubliniensis CD36 chromosome 5, complete sequence genome has a window encoding:
- a CDS encoding glucose-6-phosphate 1-epimerase, putative, whose product MPVEELEDRVIITDPTDPTNRATILKFGATVVSWKNNNEEKLWLSEGAHLDGSKAVRGGIPLVFPVFGKQKDSTHPTFKLPQHGFARNSTWEFLGQTQESPITVQFGLGPENVDPETLKLWNYDFTLILTVSLTKDNLVTSIDIENTGKEAFEFNWLFHTYYRIHDITDTLVTNLIDQQCYDQLIGESYIEKAPVISFHEEFDRIYSKVNLEKSIQIVDKGKVLFNLHRKNLPDSVVWNPWTKKAEGMADFQPKSGFHQMVCVEPGHVDSMISLPAGGKWSGGQEITIGGDIKVQANIY is encoded by the coding sequence ATGCCTGTTGAAGAACTTGAGGACCGTGTGATCATTACTGATCCAACTGACCCAACTAACAGAGCAaccattttgaaatttggtGCTACTGTTGTTTCTtggaaaaataataatgaagagaAATTATGGTTATCAGAAGGTGCACATTTAGATGGAAGTAAAGCTGTTAGAGGAGGGATTCCATTAGTTTTCCCAGTTTTCGgtaaacaaaaagattCAACTCATCCAACTTTCAAATTACCTCAACATGGATTTGCCCGTAACTCTACTTGGGAATTTTTGGGACAAACTCAAGAAAGTCCTATTACGGTTCAATTTGGATTAGGTCCAGAAAATGTCGATCCAGAAACTTTAAAATTATGGAATTATGATTTCACTTTGATTTTAACTGTTAGTTTGACTAAAGACAATTTGGTTACTTCAATTGATATAGAAAACACTGGTAAGGAAGcatttgaattcaattggTTGTTCCATACATATTATAGAATTCATGACATTACTGATACATTGGTTACCAATTTGATTGATCAACAATGTTACGATCAATTGATTGGTGAATCATATATTGAAAAGGCACCCGTTATCAGTTTCcatgaagaatttgatagaatttattcaaaagtcaatttagaaaaatcCATTCAAATTGTCGATAAAGGAAAAGTTCTTTTCAATCTTCATAGAAAAAACTTGCCTGATTCTGTGGTATGGAATCCATGGACTAAGAAAGCTGAAGGTATGGCTGATTTCCAACCAAAATCTGGGTTCCATCAAATGGTTTGTGTTGAACCAGGTCATGTTGACTCAATGATTTCTTTACCAGCTGGTGGGAAATGGTCAGGTGGCCAAGAAATCACTATTGGCGGAGACATTAAAGTTCAAGCTAATATATATtag
- the IPC1 gene encoding inositolphosphorylceramide synthase, putative (mutations confer aureobasidin A resistance), producing MASAILRSRIIQKPYQLFHYYFLSEKAPGSTVSDLNFDTNIQTSLRKLKHHHWTVGEIFHYGFLISILFFVFVVFPASFLIKLPIILAFATCFLIPLTSQFFLPALPVFTWLALYFTCAKIPQEWKPAITVKVLPAMETILYGDNLSNVLATITTGVLDILAWLPYGIIHFSFPFVLAAIIFLFGPPTSLRSFGFAFGYMNLFGVLIQMVFPAAPPWYKNLHGLEPANYSMHGSPGGLGRIDKLLGIDMYTTGFSNSSIIFGAFPSLHSGCCIMEMLFLCWLFPRFKFVWVTYASWLWWSTMYLTHHYFVDLIGGAMLSLTVFEFTKYKYLPKNKEGNFCRWSYTEIEKIDIQEIDPLSYNYIPVNNDDNNNNDIENRLYTRVYQESQVSPPSRASTPEAFEMSNFSRSRQSSKTQVALSNLTNNDQVSGINVEDEEEEGDEISSSTPSVFEDEPQGSTYAASSATSVDDLDSKRS from the coding sequence ATGGCGTCTGCAATTTTACGTTCGAGAATAATACAAAAACCATACCAACTATTCCATTACTATTTCCTTCTGGAGAAGGCACCTGGATCTACAGTTAGTGATTTGAACTTTGATACAAACATACAAACGAGTTTACGTAAATTAAAACATCATCATTGGACAGTAGGAGAAATCTTTCATTATGgatttttgatttccaTACTTTTTTTCGTGTTTGTGGTTTTCCCAGCATcatttttgataaaattacCAATAATCTTAGCTTTCGCTACTTGTTTTTTAATACCCTTAACGTCGcagttttttcttcctgCATTACCTGTTTTCACTTGGTTAGCATTATATTTTACCTGTGCTAAAATACCTCAAGAATGGAAACCGGCTATCACAGTTAAAGTTTTACCAGCTATGGAGACAATTTTGTACGgtgataatttatcaaatgttTTAGCAACCATCACTACTGGTGTGTTGGATATTTTGGCATGGTTACCATATGGAATTATTCATTTCAGTTTCCCATTTGTGCTTGCTGctattatatttttgtttggtcCCCCAACGTCGTTAAGATCATTTGGGTTTGCATTTGGTTATATGAACTTGTTTGGAGTTTTGATTCAAATGGTATTCCCGGCTGCACCTCCATGGTACAAAAACTTGCATGGATTAGAACCAGCTAATTATTCAATGCATGGATCTCCTGGTGGACTTGGAAGAATAGATAAATTGTTAGGTATTGATATGTATACCACTGgattttccaattcttcaatcaTCTTTGGTGCATTCCCATCGTTACATTCAGGATGTTGCATTATGGAAATGTTATTTTTATGTTGGTTGTTTCCACGATTCAAGTTTGTGTGGGTCACATACGCATCTTGGCTTTGGTGGAGCACGATGTACTTGACCCATCACTACTTTGTCGATTTGATTGGTGGAGCCATGTTGTCATTGACTGTTTTCGAATTCACCAAATATAAGTATTTGCCAAAGAATAAAGAAGGTAACTTTTGTCGTTGGTCATACactgaaattgaaaaaatcgaTATCCAAGAGATTGATCCTTTATCATACAATTATATCCCTGTCAACAACgacgacaacaacaacaatgacaTTGAAAACAGATTATATACGAGAGTGTACCAAGAGTCTCAGGTTAGTCCCCCACTGAGAGCCTCAACGCCTGAAGCATTTGAAATGTCAAATTTTTCTAGGTCTAGACAAAGCTCAAAAACTCAGGTTGCATTGAGTAATCTTACTAACAATGATCAAGTGTCTGGAATTAACGTGgaggatgaagaagaagaaggcGATGAAATTTCATCGAGTACTCCTTCGGTGTTTGAAGACGAACCACAAGGTAGCACATATGCTGCATCGTCAGCTACATCAGTAGATGATTTGGATTCAAAGAGAAGTTag